In Nycticebus coucang isolate mNycCou1 chromosome 9, mNycCou1.pri, whole genome shotgun sequence, the following are encoded in one genomic region:
- the FLRT2 gene encoding leucine-rich repeat transmembrane protein FLRT2 encodes MGLQTTKWPGHGAFFLKSWLIISLGLSSQVTKLLACPSVCRCDRNFVYCNERSLTSVPLGIPEGVTVLYLHNNQINNAGFPAELHNVQSVHTVYLYGNQLDEFPMNLPKNVRVLHLQENNIQTISRAALAQLLKLEELHLDDNSISTVGVEDGAFREAISLKLLFLSKNHLSSVPVGLPVDLQELRVDENRIAVISDMAFQNLTSLERLIVDGNLLTNKGIAEGTFSHLTKLKEFSIVRNSLSHPPPDLPGTHLIRLYLQDNQINHIPLTAFSNLRKLERLDISNNQLRMLTQGVFDNLSNLKQLTARNNPWFCDCSIKWVTEWLKYIPSSLNVRGFMCQGPEQVRGMAVRELNMNLLSCPTTTPGLPVFTLAPSTASPTTQPPTLSVPSPSRGHTSPTPTTSKLPMLPDWDGRDRVTPPISERIQLSIHFVNDTSIQVSWLSLFTVTAYKLTWVKMGHSLVGGIVQERIVSGEKQHLSLVNLEPRSTYRICLVPLDAFNYRAIEDTICSEATTHASYLNNGSNTASSHEQTTSDGMGSPFLLAGLIGGAVIFVLVVLLSVFCWHMHKKGRYTSQKWKYNRGRRKDDYCEAGTKKDNSILEMTETSFQIVSLNNDQLLKGDFRLQPIYTPNGGINYTDCHIPNNMRFCNSSVPDLEHCHT; translated from the coding sequence ATGGGCCTACAGACCACAAAGTGGCCCGGCCATGGGGCTTTTTTCCTGAAGTCTTGGCTTATCATTTCCCTGGGGCTGTCCTCACAGGTGACCAAACTCCTGGCCTGCCCCTCCGTGTGCCGCTGTGACAGGAACTTTGTCTACTGTAATGAGCGAAGCTTGACCTCAGTGCCTCTTGGGATCCCGGAGGGCGTAACCGTACTCTACCTCCACAACAACCAAATTAATAATGCTGGATTTCCTGCGGAGCTGCACAACGTGCAGTCGGTGCACACGGTCTACCTTTATGGCAACCAACTGGACGAATTCCCCATGAACCTTCCCAAGAACGTCAGAGTTCTCCACTTGCAGGAAAACAACATTCAGACCATTTCACGGGCTGCTCTTGCCCAGCTCTTGAAGCTCGAAGAGCTACACCTGGATGACAACTCTATATCTACAGTGGGGGTAGAGGACGGGGCCTTCCGGGAGGCCATTAGCCTCAAGTTGTTGTTTTTGTCTAAGAACCACCTGAGCAGTGTGCCCGTCGGGCTTCCTGTGGACTTGCAAGAACTGAGAGTGGACGAGAATCGCATTGCTGTCATATCAGACATGGCCTTTCAGAATCTCACGAGCTTGGAGCGTCTGATCGTGGATGGGAACCTCCTGACCAACAAGGGCATTGCTGAGGGCACCTTCAGCCATCTCACCAAGCTCAAGGAGTTTTCAATCGTACGTAATTCACTCTCCCACCCCCCTCCTGATCTGCCAGGTACGCATCTGATCAGGCTATATTTGCAGGACAACCAGATAAACCACATCCCTTTGACAGCCTTCTCCAATCTCCGGAAGCTAGAACGGCTGGATATATCTAACAACCAACTGCGAATGCTGACTCAAGGGGTCTTTGATAATCTCTCCAACCTAAAGCAGCTCACTGCTCGGAATAACCCTTGGTTTTGTGACTGCAGTATTAAGTGGGTCACGGAATGGCTCAAATATATCCCTTCATCTCTCAATGTGCGGGGTTTCATGTGCCAAGGTCCTGAACAAGTCCGAGGGATGGCTGTCAGGGAGTTGAACATGAATCTTTTATCATgtcccaccacaacccccggcctGCCTGTCTTCACCCTGGCCCCAAGCACAGCTTCCCCGACGACTCAGCCCCCCACTCTCTCAGTTCCCAGCCCAAGCAGAGGCCATACATCTCCAACTCCTACCACCTCTAAACTCCCCATGCTTCCTGATTGGGATGGCAGAGACAGAGTGACTCCGCCTATTTCTGAACGGATCCAACTCTCCATCCACTTCGTGAATGATACTTCCATTCAAGTCAGCTGGCTCTCTCTCTTTACCGTGACAGCATACAAACTCACGTGGGTGAAAATGGGCCACAGTTTAGTAGGGGGCATTGTTCAGGAACGCATCGTCAGTGGTGAGAAGCAGCATCTGAGCCTGGTTAATTTAGAGCCCAGATCCACCTACCGGATTTGTTTAGTACCACTGGATGCTTTTAACTACCGTGCCATAGAAGACACCATCTGTTCTGAGGCCACCACCCATGCCTCCTATCTGAACAATGGCAGCAACACGGCTTCCAGCCACGAGCAGACGACTTCCGATGGCATGGGCTCCCCCTTCCTGTTGGCGGGCTTGATTGGGGGCGCGGTGATATTCGTGCTCGTGGTCTTGCTCAGCGTCTTTTGCTGGCACATGCACAAAAAGGGGCGCTACACCTCCCAGAAGTGGAAATACAACCGGGGCCGGCGGAAAGACGACTATTGCGAGGCGGGTACCAAGAAGGACAACTCCATCCTGGAGATGACAGAAACCAGTTTTCAGATCGTCTCCTTAAATAACGATCAGCTCCTTAAAGGAGATTTCAGACTGCAGCCCATTTACACCCCAAACGGGGGCATTAACTACACAGACTGCCATATTCCCAACAACATGCGATTCTGCAACAGCAGTGTGCCAGACCTGGAGCACTGCCACACGTGA